GAACGGGTGAGTAACACGTGGGCAATCTGCCCTGCACTCTGGGACAAGCCCTGGAAACGGGGTCTAATACCGGATATGACCTTCCTCCGCATGGGGGTTGGTGGAAAGCTCCGGCGGTGCAGGATGAGCCCGCGGCCTATCAGCTTGTTGGTGGGGTAATGGCCTACCAAGGCGACGACGGGTAGCCGGCCTGAGAGGGCGACCGGCCACACTGGGACTGAGACACGGCCCAGACTCCTACGGGAGGCAGCAGTGGGGAATATTGCACAATGGGCGAAAGCCTGATGCAGCGACGCCGCGTGAGGGATGACGGCCTTCGGGTTGTAAACCTCTTTCAGCAGGGAAGAAGCGCAAGTGACGGTACCTGCAGAAGAAGCACCGGCTAACTACGTGCCAGCAGCCGCGGTAATACGTAGGGTGCGAGCGTTGTCCGGAATTATTGGGCGTAAAGAGCTCGTAGGCGGCCTGTCGCGTCGGATGTGAAAGCCCGGGGCTTAACCCCGGGTCTGCATTCGATACGGGCAGGCTAGAGTGTGGTAGGGGAGATCGGAATTCCTGGTGTAGCGGTGAAATGCGCAGATATCAGGAGGAACACCGGTGGCGAAGGCGGATCTCTGGGCCATTACTGACGCTGAGGAGCGAAAGCGTGGGGAGCGAACAGGATTAGATACCCTGGTAGTCCACGCCGTAAACGTTGGGAACTAGGTGTTGGCGACATTCCACGTCGTCGGTGCCGCAGCTAACGCATTAAGTTCCCCGCCTGGGGAGTACGGCCGCAAGGCTAAAACTCAAAGGAATTGACGGGGGCCCGCACAAGCAGCGGAGCATGTGGCTTAATTCGACGCAACGCGAAGAACCTTACCAAGGCTTGACATATGCCGGAAAACCGTGGAGACACGGTCCCCCTTGTGGTCGGTATACAGGTGGTGCATGGTTGTCGTCAGCTCGTGTCGTGAGATGTTGGGTTAAGTCCCGCAACGAGCGCAACCCTTGTTCTGTGTTGCCAGCATGCCTTTCGGGGTGATGGGGACTCACAGGAGACTGCCGGGGTCAACTCGGAGGAAGGTGGGGACGACGTCAAATCATCATGCCCCTTATGTCTTGGGCTGCACACGTGCTACAATGGTCGGTACAAAGGGCTGCGATGCCGTGAGGCGGAGCGAATCCCAAAAAGCCGGCCTCAGTTCGGATTGGGGTCTGCAACTCGACCCCATGAAGTTGGAGTTGCTAGTAATCGCAGATCAGCATGCTGCGGTGAATACGTTCCCGGGCCTTGTACACACCGCCCGTCACGTCACGAAAGTCGGTAACACCCGAAGCCGGTGGCCTAACCCGTAAGGGGAGGAGCCGTCGAAGGTGGGACCAGCGATTGGGACGAAGTCGTAACAAGGTAGCCGTACCGGAAGGTGCGGCTGGATCACCTCCTTTCTAAGGAGCATTTATGCCGGTTGCAGGCGAGTGTCCTGCACGGTTGCTCATGGGTGGAACGTTGACTATTCGGCACAGTGAGAGATTGGACGTTAGTACTGCCTTCGGGCGTGGAACGCGGTCTGGGATCGGCTGTGTCGGGCACGTTGTTGGGTCCTGAGGGAACGGAAACGTTGTCTCAGTGGTTGCCGGCCTCACTTGAGGCAGCCCGGTTGGGTTGTTGAGGGTGGGTGACTGGTCGTTGTTTGAGAACTGCACAGTGGACGCGAGCATCTGTGGCCAAGTTTTTAAGGGCGCACGGTGGATGCCTTGGCACTAGGAACCGATGAAGGACGTGGGAGGCCGCGATAGGCCCCGGGGAGCTGTCAACCGAGCTTTGATCCGGGGGTGTCCGAATGGGGAAACCCGGCAGTCGTCATGGGCTGTCACCCGCTGCTGAACACATAGGCAGTGTGGAGGGAACGCGGGGAAGTGAAACATCTCAGTACCCGCAGGAAGAGAAAACAACCGTGATTCCGGGAGTAGTGGCGAGCGAAACTGGATGAGGCTAAACCGTTTTGGTGTGAGACCCGGCAGGGGTTGCCAATGCGGGGTTGTGGGAATGAGCTTCAGTCGTCTGCCGGCGGCTGGGCGAGTCAGAAACCGTATGGGTAGTCGAAGGACATGCGAAAGGTCCGGCGTAGAGGGTAAGACCCCCGTAGACGAAATCTGTACGGCTTGCTTGCTCATCTCCCAAGTAGCACGGGGCCCGAGAAATCCCGTGTGAATCTGGCGGGACCACCCGCTAAGCCTAAATATTCCCTAGTGACCGATAGCGGATAGTACCGTGAGGGAATGGTGAAAAGTACCGCGGGAGCGGAGTGAAATAGTACCTGAAACCGTGTGCCTACAAGCCGTGGGAGCGTCGTTCATCAGCTTGCTGGTGGGCCGTGACTGCGTGCCTTTTGAAGAATGAGCCTGCGAGTTTGCGGTGTGTAGCGAGGTTAACCCGTGTGGGGTAGCCGTAGCGAAAGCGAGTCCGAATAGGGCGTTTGAGTTGCATGCCCAAGACCCGAAGCGGAGTGATCTAGCCATGGGCAGGTTGAAGCGCGGGTAAGACCGTGTGGAGGACCGAACCCACCAGGGTTGAAAACCTGGGGGATGACCTGTGGTTAGGGGTGAAAGGCCAATCAAACTCCGTGATAGCTGGTTCTCCCCGAAATGCATTTAGGTGCAGCGTCACGTGTTTCTTGCCGGAGGTAGAGCACTGGATAGGCGATGGGCCTTACCGGGTTACTGACCTTAGCCAAACTCCGAATGCCGGTAAGTGAGAGCGTGGCAGTGAGACTGTGGGGGATAAGCTCCATGGTCGAGAGGGAAACAGCCCAGAACACCGACTAAGGTCCCTAAGCGTGTGCTAAGTGGGAAAGGATGTGGAGTCGCAGAGACAACCAGGAGGTTGGCTTAGAAGCAGCCACCCTTGAAAGAGTGCGTAATAGCTCACTGGTCAAGTGATTCCGCGCCGACAATGTAGCGGGGCTCAAGCACATCACCGAAGTCGTGTCATTGCAGCATGAGGGCCAACGCCTGCTGTGATGGGTAGGGGAGCGTCGTGTGCCGGGTGAAGCGGCGGTGGAAACCAGTCGTGGACGGTATACGAGTGAGAATGCAGGCATGAGTAGCGATACAAGAGTGGGAAACTCTTGCGCCGATTGACCAAGGGTTCCTGGGTCAAGCTGATCTGCCCAGGGTAAGTCGGGACCTAAGGCGAGGCCGACAGGCGTAGTCGATGGACAACGGGTTGATATTCCCGTACCCGCTTTGAAGCGCCAACGCTGAACCAGGTGATGCTAAGGCCGTGAAGCCGTCCTGGATCCTTCGGGTGAAGGGGAGTGGTGGAGCCGCTGAACCGAGTCTGTAGTAGGTGAGCGATGGGGTGACGCAGGAAGGTAGTCCAGCCCGGGCGGTGGTTGTCCCGGGGTAAGGGTGTAGGCCGTGAGGTAGGCAAATCCGCCTCACGTTAAGGCTGAGACCTGATGCCGAGCCGATTGTGGTGAAGTGGATGATCCTATGCTGTCGAGAAAAGCCTCTAGTGAGTTTCATGGCGGCCCGTACCCCAAACCGACTCAGGTGGTCAGGTAGAGAATACCGAGGCGTTCGGGTGAACTATGGTTAAGGAACTCGGCAAAATGCCCCCGTAACTTCGGGAGAAGGGGGGCCATTCCTGGTGATAGCACTTGCTGCTTGAGCTGGGGGTGGCCGCAGAGACCAGCGAGAAGCGACTGTTTACTAAAAACACAGGTCCGTGCGAAGCCGTAAGGCGATGTATACGGACTGACGCCTGCCCGGTGCTGGAACGTTAAGGGGACCGGTTAGCTCCATTTCGGTGGGGCGAAGCTGAGAACTTAAGCGCCAGTAAACGGCGGTGGTAACTATAACCATCCTAAGGTAGCGAAATTCCTTGTCGGGTAAGTTCCGACCTGCACGAATGGCGTAACGACTTCTCGACTGTCTCAACCATAGGCCCGGTGAAATTGCATTACGAGTAAAGATGCTCGTTTCGCGCAGCAGGACGGAAAGACCCCGGGACCTTTACTATAGCTTGATATTGGTGTTCGGTTCGGCTTGTGTAGGATAGGTGGGAGACTGTGAAGCGGCAACGCCAGTTGTTGTGGAGTCGTCGTTGAAATACCACTCTGGTCGTGCTGGATGTCTAACCTGGGTCCGTGATCCGGATCAGGGACAGTGTCTGGTGGGTAGTTTAACTGGGGCGGTTGCCTCCTAAAGGGTAACGGAGGCGCCCAAAGGTTCCCTCAGCCTGGTTGGCAATCAGGTGTTGAGTGTAAGTGCACAAGGGAGCTTGACTGTGAGACTGACGGGTCGAGCAGGTACGAAAGTAGGGACTAGTGATCCGGCGGTGGCTTGTGGAAGCGCCGTCGCTCAACGGATAAAAGGTACCCCGGGGATAACAGGCTGATCTTCCCCAAGAGTCCATATCGACGGGATGGTTTGGCACCTCGATGTCGGCTCGTCGCATCCTGGGGCTGGAGTAGGTCCCAAGGGTTGGGCTGTTCGCCCATTAAAGCGGTACGCGAGCTGGGTTTAGAACGTCGTGAGACAGTTCGGTCCCTATCCGCTGTGCGCGTAGGAGTGTTGAGAAGGGCTGTCCCTAGTACGAGAGGACCGGGACGGACGAACCTCTGGTGTGCCAGTTGTTCTGCCAAGGGCATGGCTGGTTGGCTACGTTCGGGAGGGATAACCGCTGAAAGCATCTAAGCGGGAAGCCTGCTTCGAGATGAGCACTCCCACCTCCTTGAGAGGGTAAGGCTCCCAGTAGACGACTGGGTTGATAGGCCGGATATGGAAGCCCTGTGAGGGGTGGAGTTGACCGGTACTAATAGGCCGAGGGCTTGTCCTCAGACGCTCGCGTTCACTGTGTGGTTCCCGGGTAGCGAACAGCTATCGCCGGCGAACACAAGAAACACTTATCAACTGAAAAGTGTGTATTCGCTGAATACCCGATAGGGTTTCGGTGGTCATAGCGTGAGGGAAACGCCCGGTTACATTCCGAACCCGGAAGCTAAGCCTCACAGCGCCGATGGTACTGCAGGGGGGACCCTGTGGGAGAGTAGGACGCCGCCGAACAATTATTCAAGGCCGCGGCCCCAGCGATTCGCTGGGGCCGCGGCCTTTTTGTGTTTTGCGAACGTACACGGCCGGCAGGACCGGACCTCCGCTCGGACGCGGAGTGTTCCGGGATGCCGGACAATGGAGATGGTGCGCGGCCAGGAGGCCGGCACTGAGCCGCGTGAGGGCAGCGATGTTCGGCCCGTGCCGCGGCGAAGCTTAAGCAGCAGAAGGAGTCACCGCGATGTCGAACCAGCCCCAGGACCGTCCCGAGCGTCGATCGGACGACGGCCGCGGCTACGAGCCCCGGTCCCGTGGGGGCTGGTCCAACGACCGTGGCGGCTCCCGTCGTGACGACCGCCCCTCCGGTGGCTTCCGTCGTGACGAGCGTGACGACCGTCCGCGTCGGGACGACCGCCCGTCGGGTGGTTACGGCCGTGACCGTGACGACCGCGGTGGCTTCCGTCGCGATGACCGTCCGGCCGGCGGCGGTTTCCGCCGTGACGACCGCCCCTCCGGTGGCTACAACCGTGACCGTGACGACCGTGGCGGTTTCCGTCGCGATGACCGTCCGGCCGGTGGCGGCTACCGTCGCGACGACCGCCCCTCCGGCGGCTTCCGCCGTGACGAGCGTGACGACCGTCCGCGTCGCGATGACCGCCCGTCGGGTGGTTACGGCCGTGACCGTGACGACCGCGGTGGCTTCCGTCGCGATGACCGTCCGGCCGGCGGCGGTTTCCGCCGTGACGACCGCCCCTCCGGTGGCTTCCGCCGTGACGAGCGTGACGACCGTCCGCGTCGGGACGATCGCCCGTCGGGTGGCTTCCGTCGTGATGACCGTGATGACCGTCCGCGTCGCGATGACCGCCCCTCCGGTGGCTTCCGTCGTGACGAGCGTGATGACCGTCCGCGTCGGGACGACCGCCCTTCCGGTGGCTACAACCGTGACCGTGACGACCGCGGTGGCTTCCGCCGTGACGACCGCCCGTCGGGTGGCTTCCGTCGGGACGACCGCCCCTCCGGTGGCTTCCGCCGTGACGAGCGTGACGACCGTCCGCGTCGGGACGACCGCCCGTCGGGTGGCTTCCGTCGTGATGACCGTGATGACCGTCCGCGTCGCGATGACCGTCCGTCGGGTGGCTTCCGTCGGGACGACCGCCCCTCCGGTGGCTACAACCGTGACCGTGACGACCGTGGCGGCTTCCGCCGCGATGACCGTCCGGCCGGTGGCGGCTACCGTCGCGACGACCGCCCCTCCGGTGGCTTCCGTCGTGACGAGCGTGACGGCCGTCCGCGTCGCGATGACCGCCCGTCGGGTGGTTACGGCCGTGACCGTGACGACCGCGGTGGCTTCCGTCGCGATGACCGTCCGGCCGGTGGCGGCTACCGTCGCGACGACCGCCCTTCCGGTGGTTACAACCGTGACCGTGACGACCGCGGCGGCGACCGTGGTGGCCGCTTCGAGGGCCGCCGGGACGACCGCGGTGGCTTCCGCCGTGACGACCGCCAGGGTGGCGCCTACCGCCGTGACCGCGACGACCGCGGTGGCCGGGACTACGACGACCGCCGCGGCACGTACGAGCCCGTCAAGCGCCTGCCGATCCCGGAGGACGTCACCGGCTTCGAGCTGGACGCGGACGTGCGCCAGGAGCTCAAGAGCCTGCCCAAGACGCTCGCCGACGACGTCGCCCGCAACCTGGTGATGGTCGCCCGCCTGCTCGACGGCGAGCCGGAGGAGGCGTACCAGTACTCGCGCGTCGCGCTGCGGCTGGCCTCCCGCGTGGCGGCCGTCCGCGAGGCGGCCGGTTTCGCCTCGTACATGACCCAGCGCTACTCCGAGGCGCTGACCGAGTTCCGCGCCGCCCGCCGGATGACCGGCCGGGCGGACCTGTGGCCGGTGATGGCGGACTGCGAGCGCGGTCTGGGCCGCCCGGAGCGGGCGCTGGCGATGGCCGGCGAGGCCGAGGTCAAGCAGTTGGACAAGGCCGGCCAGGTGGAGATGCGCCTGGTGGCGGCCGGTGCCCGCACCGACATGGAGCAGTTCGACGCGGCCGTGGTCACCCTGCAGAGCCCGGAGCTGGCCTCCAGCGCCGTGCACCCGTGGACCGCGCGGCTGCGGTACGCCTACGCCGAGGCGCTGATCGCGGCCGGCCGGGGCGACGAGGCCCGCGAGTGGTTCGCGAAGGCGGCCGAGGCCGACACCGACGGCTCGACCAACGCCTCGGAGCGGCTGGCCGAGATCGACGGCGTGGAATTCGTGGACGCCCTCGACCCGGAGCTCGCCGAGGAGGAGGCCGAGGCCCCGGCGAAGAAGCGTGGCGGCGAGATTGCCGACGACCGCGTGATCTTCGAGGACGAGGAGGACGTCGAGGAGTACTACGACGAGGACGACCTCGAGATCGACGAGGACTTCGACGGCGTGGTGCCCCAGCGCTCCGGTGACGCCAAGACCGACGCCAAGAGCGACGCGACCGACGTCGAGACCGACGCCAAGAGCTGAGCCCTGAGCAACGAGTGAGGCCCTGCCGCACCCCGGGAGTTCCCGGAGTGCGGCAGGGCCTCACTGCGTTACGGCCCCGGCCGCGACACCGGTGCCGCTCAGCCCAGTTCGAGGCTACGCAGGACCAGCCCGGTGGCCGGCTTCGGCCCGAAGGAGGTCGACTTGCGCGGCATGGTGACGCCCTGCTCGGCCAGCCGCCGCACCACGCTCTCCCGCACCGGGTGCAGCAGGACGGCCGTGCCGCCGGTGCGGGCGGCCTCCCGTTCGGCGGCGACGGCGGTGTGCAGGTAGCCGATGTCGTCCGGGCCGTCGGGGACGTGCCAGGTGTGGTCGAGCAGGGTGGCGTGCAGGACGGTCGCGTCGAGGTGGCGCCACTCCTCGGGGCGGTCGTGCCGCACGGTGGCGTCGAGCAGGGCCTCCTCGGGCTCGGCGACGAGCCAGAAGACGCCGTCGCCGCCGGTCAGCACGAAGCCGTTCCCGCCGTGTCGCTTCTGCTCTGCGAGGGCCTGGAGCGCGGCGTTGAGCGGGCCGGGGATCTCCTTGACCTTCCACTGGTCGCCGAGCCGCTCCAGCGCCTCGGCCACCGGCAGCCGGTACAGCACACGGTGGATGGCCCGGACGCGCAGGGGGTAGCGGGCGGTGTCCACCAGGAGCACCATGCCGCGGTCCCACGGGCTGCGCGGGAGGTGACGGTGCTCGCGCTGGAGCCGCAGGTACATCTCCCAGCGGTGGTGGCCGTCGGCGATGAGTGCCCGGCAGCGGGAGAGGTCGCGGCCGATCTCGGCGGTGTCGCCGGGGTCGGTGACGGCCCAGAGGCGGTGGTGGGTGCCGTCGCTGGTGGCGGTGGCGAGCAGCGGGTCCTGCCGGACGGTGCGTTCGATCACACCGGCCGCTCCGCCGCTGCCCCGGTACGTGAGCAGCAGCGGTTCGAGGTTGGCGCGGGTGGTGCGCATCAGGCCGACCCGGTCGGCGACCGGCCGCGGCATCACGTCCTCGTGCGGGAGCACCACGCCGGCCTCGCTGCCGCTGACCGCGAGGGCGCCGATCAGGCCGCGCTGCAGCAGCTCGGGGGAGTCGGCCGTGGCGGGTACGCGCTGCTCGTAGACGTAGAGCGCGGGCTCCGGGTCGGCGGCCAGGACGCCCTCGCGCTGCCAGTCGCGCAGCAGCCGTGCGGCGTGCCGGTACCGGGTGTCGCGGTCGGGGCGGTCGCCGCTGTCCTGGGGCTCGGGGCGCGGCAGGATCAGCCGGACCACGTTGTGCGGGTCGGCGGTCTCCAGGTCGAGCCGACGGCTGGGGTCGACGACGTCGTACGGAGGTGAGGTGACGGCGGCCAGGGCGCTGACCCGGTCGGGGACGTAGCGAAGGCCGCGGAACGGGGACAGGGACAGACCTGCGGTGGCGACGTGCCCGGGATCGCCGGGGCCGCCCTGCGGAGTCTCGGCTCCGTTCTCTGCACTGGAGGTGCTCATTCTGGGCATCGTAACCGGGGACGCGTTGTTGGGAGATGGGAACACCTGTGCCGACGTGTGGGGCGGGTGGGCAGTCGAGGGGCCGAATCGAGGGCGAGGTACGGCATGAACGACGGGTGGGAACGGGTGGACGGCGGCGGTCCGGCCGAGCCGGGCGGGCCGGACGGCGCTACCGGCGGGGGCGGTCCTGAGGGCGGCGGCGTGCCGGCGCAGGAGCGGTCGGGCGAGCCGGCCGGCGACGTGTACGACTGGTTCCGCCGGGGCGGGAAGCTGCTCGCCCAGGGCCACGCGGCGGCGGCCGAGCAGCTGCTGGCCCGGGCGGCGGCGGCCGAGCCGCACTCGCGCAGCATCCGGGAGACGCTGGCACGGGCACAGTTCGACGCCGGCTCGTACGCGGCTGCGCTGGAGAACTTCCGGGCCGTCGCGCTGGCCGATCCGTCGGACGACTACGCTCAGTTCGGTTGGGGCGTGGCGGCGGCCCGGATGGGCGACTTCGAGACGTCCGCCGAGCACCTGGCGCTGGCCGTGGCGATGCGGCCGGACACCGACCACTACCGGGCCGCGCTGCGGCAGACCCGGGCGACGCTGGCGGCACGAGCCGGGGCGTTCGGCCCGCTGCTGCCGGGTGCGCCCGGCTACCTGGAGCCCCCGGCGTCCGCGGCCGGCCAGGCCACGGACGAGCCCGACGGCGTCAACGGCGACGCGTGAACGGCGCAGTGAACAGCGCAGTGACCGATGCAGTGAACGCAGTGAATGAGGTAGAGCAGGCATGACCGAGACGGCCACCACCGTGCGACGGACCGCCCCCGGAGGCAGTGAGCGCCCGCTCACCGAGGCGTACGACACGGCGCTGCTGGACCTCGACGGCGTGGTCTACGCCGGCCCGCACGCGATCGAGCACGCCGTGGACGCCCTGGCGGCCGCCCGGACGGTCGGGATGCGGCTGGCGTACGTGACCAACAACGCCTCCCGCCCGCCGCGGGTGGTGGCCGAGCACCTGACCGAGCTGGGCGTGCCCGCAGCGCCCGCCGACGTGATCAACTCGGCGCAGGCCGCCGCCCGGGTCGTCGCCGAGAAGGTGCCGGCCGGGGCGAAGGTGCTGGTCGTGGGCGGCCTCGGGCTGGAGGAGGCGCTGGCCGAGCGCGGGCTGGTCGCGGTCCGCACGCTGGCCGAGGAGCCGCTCGCGGTGGTCCAGGGCTACGACCCGTCGGTGGGCTGGGCACACCTGGCGGAGGCCTCCTACGCGGTGCAGCGCGGGCTGCCGTGGGTGGCGTCCAACACCGACCTGACCGTGCCGACGGCCCGCGGCATCGCGCCGGGCAACGGGACGCTGGTGGCGGCGGTGCGGGCGGCGACCGGGGTGGACCCGGTGGTGGCGGGCAAGCCCCTGCCGCCGATGCACCGGGAGACCGTGCTGCGGACCGGTGCAAAGCGGCCGCTGGTGGTCGGCGACCGGCTCGACACCGACATCGAGGGCGCGTTCAACGGCGGGGTGGACAGCCTGCTGGTGTTCACCGGTGTGACCACCGCGGCGCAGCTGCTGGAGGCCCCGGTCGAGCACCGGCCGACGTACCTGGCGGCGGACCTGCGCGGGCTGCTGGAGCCGCACCCGGCGGTGGCGGCCGAGGACGGCGGCTTCCGCTGCGGCGGCTGGACGGCGCGGGCCCAGGGCAGCGTGCTGCGGCTGGACGGCGCTGGGGCGGACCGGTGGGACGGCCTGCGGGCGCTCTGCGCGGCGGCCTGGACGGCGCTGGACGCGGACGGTGAGCCGGCCGACGGACGGAAGGCGCTGGCCGAGCTGGGGTTCTGACCGGGCCCAACGGCCGGGTCGGAGCCGAGGGCAGAGCAAGGGGCTGGGGGCCGGAGCCCGGGTCAGAGCAGGGTGCGCAGCCGCAGCAGGTCGCGGATGCTCGCCTCCAGCCTGACCCGGCCGCCGACCCATGCGGAGGCGAAGTTGAGCCGGCCGCCGACCAGGGCGAGGAGGTCGTCGCTGCTCATGGTGAGCCGGATCTCGGCGCGCTCGGCGGGAGCACCGGGCGCCGAGACGACGTCCTGGATCCGGCCGTCGCGCAGTCGCCCGGTGAAGGTCAGGTCGAGGTCGGTGATCCGGCAGCTGAGCGAGCGGTCGAGGGCCGCGGCCTTGCGGACGTCGCCGGTGGACCTCGCCATGTTCCGGCTGAGCTGTTCCAGTGCCTCGCGGCACTCCTCGGCGTTCGCCATGGCGGTGGATCTCCTCCCCGGGGGCCGGACTTTCGGCGGTCGGCGGCGGCGGTAGGTGCGGGGCCACGGTACCGCAGGCGGGTTTTGGCGGTAGCGTCGTCAGTGGAGTGCCCGGGACCGGCCGGGCACCGACGGCGACGGAGCGATGCGCGTAGGCGCTAAGGAGGCACCCGGATGCTGCCGAGGACGGTGCGGGGAGTGGTGGAGGCCGCCGCCGTGGTGGTGGAGGAGGTCGGCAAGCGGGTCGTCGGGACGGCGGCCACGATCCTGGAACGGACCGGGGTCGACGTCGCCGAGGTGGAGCGCCGCCTGGGCGGGCAGTTCCCGCCGTCGGCGAAGACGCTGCAGACGCTCGCCGAGGAGGCGGTCACCGCCGGACGGGCCGGGGTGGACCTGGCCGTCGGGGTGGCGCGCGGCGAGGTGGAGAAGGCCTTCGAGAAGGTCGGCGACCAGGTGACCAAGGTGGGCGTGGTGCTCGCCTACCTGGAGAGCAAGCTGCGGGAGGTCGAGGAGGGCGGCGTCCCGGCCGCGAAGCCGGGGGCGGAGGAGGAGGCCGAGGTGCCCGCGCCGGCGCCGCGGGCCGACGACCTGTTCGGGCGCGGCTGGGAGCTGCAGGACGAGCCGCCGGCGGCCCGGGCGGTGGGGCAGCCGATGGTGGCGGAGCGGGTGGAGGTGGACGAGCC
The nucleotide sequence above comes from Streptomyces kaniharaensis. Encoded proteins:
- a CDS encoding HAD-IIA family hydrolase, whose product is MTETATTVRRTAPGGSERPLTEAYDTALLDLDGVVYAGPHAIEHAVDALAAARTVGMRLAYVTNNASRPPRVVAEHLTELGVPAAPADVINSAQAAARVVAEKVPAGAKVLVVGGLGLEEALAERGLVAVRTLAEEPLAVVQGYDPSVGWAHLAEASYAVQRGLPWVASNTDLTVPTARGIAPGNGTLVAAVRAATGVDPVVAGKPLPPMHRETVLRTGAKRPLVVGDRLDTDIEGAFNGGVDSLLVFTGVTTAAQLLEAPVEHRPTYLAADLRGLLEPHPAVAAEDGGFRCGGWTARAQGSVLRLDGAGADRWDGLRALCAAAWTALDADGEPADGRKALAELGF
- a CDS encoding tetratricopeptide repeat protein codes for the protein MNDGWERVDGGGPAEPGGPDGATGGGGPEGGGVPAQERSGEPAGDVYDWFRRGGKLLAQGHAAAAEQLLARAAAAEPHSRSIRETLARAQFDAGSYAAALENFRAVALADPSDDYAQFGWGVAAARMGDFETSAEHLALAVAMRPDTDHYRAALRQTRATLAARAGAFGPLLPGAPGYLEPPASAAGQATDEPDGVNGDA
- a CDS encoding SCP2 sterol-binding domain-containing protein, which encodes MANAEECREALEQLSRNMARSTGDVRKAAALDRSLSCRITDLDLTFTGRLRDGRIQDVVSAPGAPAERAEIRLTMSSDDLLALVGGRLNFASAWVGGRVRLEASIRDLLRLRTLL
- a CDS encoding tetratricopeptide repeat protein — encoded protein: MPIPEDVTGFELDADVRQELKSLPKTLADDVARNLVMVARLLDGEPEEAYQYSRVALRLASRVAAVREAAGFASYMTQRYSEALTEFRAARRMTGRADLWPVMADCERGLGRPERALAMAGEAEVKQLDKAGQVEMRLVAAGARTDMEQFDAAVVTLQSPELASSAVHPWTARLRYAYAEALIAAGRGDEAREWFAKAAEADTDGSTNASERLAEIDGVEFVDALDPELAEEEAEAPAKKRGGEIADDRVIFEDEEDVEEYYDEDDLEIDEDFDGVVPQRSGDAKTDAKSDATDVETDAKS
- a CDS encoding DUF1015 family protein, translating into MSTSSAENGAETPQGGPGDPGHVATAGLSLSPFRGLRYVPDRVSALAAVTSPPYDVVDPSRRLDLETADPHNVVRLILPRPEPQDSGDRPDRDTRYRHAARLLRDWQREGVLAADPEPALYVYEQRVPATADSPELLQRGLIGALAVSGSEAGVVLPHEDVMPRPVADRVGLMRTTRANLEPLLLTYRGSGGAAGVIERTVRQDPLLATATSDGTHHRLWAVTDPGDTAEIGRDLSRCRALIADGHHRWEMYLRLQREHRHLPRSPWDRGMVLLVDTARYPLRVRAIHRVLYRLPVAEALERLGDQWKVKEIPGPLNAALQALAEQKRHGGNGFVLTGGDGVFWLVAEPEEALLDATVRHDRPEEWRHLDATVLHATLLDHTWHVPDGPDDIGYLHTAVAAEREAARTGGTAVLLHPVRESVVRRLAEQGVTMPRKSTSFGPKPATGLVLRSLELG